The window AATCATGTAATGATAATTATTGATTTCCACTTGTAATCTAACGAAATAAATCTTTTccttaataataattacaataatatcaTTCTAAACCTTTTCCAACATGGAAAAGCTTTTTTTTAGGAGCTGTTTGGAAAATACCTTCGTACCCCTCCCCTAAATCCAAGACATGTTAGAATATATTtaggaacgcggtgcaaaccgcgttctcaaaaaataaaaaaaaaatttgttaaaatttaatatggtttgtacattttagatcgttttgatgtgctaatatcaaaaataatttttaaaaaataaaaaattattattagcatgcattttagtatgaaaagttatttaaaaaataactattacttTGTGATTAAGAGAGAAAATTAGCTTTTTTACACAGTAAAAAACTGATGCCTAAAGTATAATTTCACAATATTAAGGTGGTTTATTTCTCACAAAGCGGTTGAGGTGTGAAGTCTGCTGTGGAAAAAGGATTATTTGTTAGTTCATGGATGTTTTTTTGGTTCCGTGCATCTTTTTGTCCaatcaaaattatctaataCATTCGAACATATTATTTGTTTCTTCACATGTATCATGAGTTTGATGTTTCATTAGACTATATATTAGTCATGAGggaatatcttatttatttctgATGGGGCTTTatgtcttttaaaatattaaggtgGGTTGATTATATGTCatcataaataacaaataagttGTTTaagtaaatgtttttaatttttaattattatttttttatttttaaaatgtttttatatactaatttaaaaataaaattattttaatatattttcaacaaaaaaaaataatttctaaccCTTATTACCAAGCAATTCAAGCATTAATTCTTGAAATCATTGAAGCTTtgcataatttgaaaaaaaaaaaacctccataTCAATTAACACAAGTCCTAGCATTTCTTGAAAGCTACCAAACTCGTAGAAGATTTTGGCTAGTAAAAATTAATATCGATTTTAACTTACCAGGACAGAGCTGATCATTACAGATGCAAATAGGCTTATCATCAAACCCACATTGCCTACCAGAATGCTGGTAACATTTCTGACAATCAGCACCGTAAGGATTCCTATAACTGACATCAAACCCTTCTTTCAAAACCTCAACAAGTAATGATGACCCTTCAGCCTGAAGTTGTTGTGCCCGACTCCGGAGAAATGGCACTTGAAAACTAGTCCGACACCAGTCCACAGAAGGATGATCACCAACCCTGAAAAACCCTTCTTCTAAATCTCCTGGCATGCCACAAAAGAACTTAAATTTTTCCTCGACATAGTCACCTATGTTCTTGCAcccataaaacaaagaaagggTTTCATTGTTGGAGACAAGACTGAAGATACCATTATCAAAAGTGGTGCTATTGGATAGGTGGGTGCATGGAAGGTCATCGTAGAAGTCTAAACGTGAGAGCCTTAAGGTTTGGCTGGTTTGGTCAACCCGAGTGACTCGGTAAGGCAGTGATTTAACTATGAGGGTGGTCACTTTGTCACCGTCACCTGTGAGCCGGAACTCCGGTGGGCCGCAGTAGGGTGGACGTTGCCCACCGGTGATGTCTGTGAGGGCACCACAAGAGAATGTTTGGTTGAAGTTTGAAAGATTACTCATAGAAAATGATGTCGTTAAGTGGAGGAACAATAAGAGGGTGGAAAGGAAGGAGGTGGCAGCAGCGGTGCTGAGGGGGTGCATTGGTGGTGGAATTAGAAGGGGGTGGTGGTTGTTCTGGGTGTGGAATGCTGCAAGGAAACAGGGTAGTGTGGTATTGGCCTAATGGAAGAGGGGTTAGATAGTACAATATGACTCTTGACTGGGTTATGGCAATGGGTTGGCTCTGGTACGTTGGCTGAAAAGTTGTTTAAGTCAGTCAAGTGGAAATTGAAGCAGAAATTTCCTACAGACAGGTATTTGATAATTTTGGGATAGCAGGAAAAGTATGCCGAGAAAAGTAATAGGAAACTCTTGgtattgataatatattttcaccaaagaaaaaatcatgaagagtGAATATCTTTAAGTgatgtaaaaatcttggtgtggaTTTATCAAGTAATCATTgtacttttaaatttgaaataaaaaaaaaatagaatattaaaGTACATTTTGATACTTGAAGTGAtggaaatggataaaaaaaaaggttgctaatagaaaaagaaaatcaactaaattaaaaaaaaattctaaatggaacctaatctatttttttaggcGTGTATATAGAGAAAACTACTACCATCAAACTCATCTTGTTAAATAGAACACGTTGTCACCAATAATAGCAAATTTCATCGTCCAAAAGTGATCATTCACCAACTTACTCTTTTCTTCACTATTTCAAGGgatttgtttctctcttgtcTCAAACTCAAAGAttgaaatattaagaaaataaatttttgaatcaaaattaaaattgcaaaaattaaagggactatagaataagaaaaagaaagtgggGGACTAAGTATAACTTTTTCTAGAAAATTTGAGATTGGCCatgagatttctttttattttacactttggtccataattgttaaatttttctttccttaacaAATGTTTATAAATTGGTCATAAATTTGggtatagaaaaatattataataataataaaaaaaaaaagttcagaggcaaaaaagaaaggaaaaacctTGGCTAATATGGATTCGGCTATGGTGTTTTTTCCAGGCGTTTTAGTATATCTTGTAATGGTAATGTTATTATCATGTATAGGCAATATTAAAggtatttttagataaataattctcttgatattttttcgTGATAAATCTTCTTTGCCCCTTGAAACTTCTTCAAACATTTGCTCGgttcattattaaaaatttctcttgccttttttcttcttccttgataaatcttcttttttcccttaaaacTTGTTTAAACATTTGCTAGGTTCATCAATTGCTGAACCTGAGACCTCGGGTGGTGGTTTTACATTGAATCCTTAATTACAATGTTTTAgacttatttttattgttattaccacaattaatttttattgtattatttttttatttttaaattgttttaggtTTTGAAGTGTTCTTAAAGAGTTCAAcgaataatttgataaaaacaagcatattatttttatcttataattggatcaaactaaaattttataaatcattctaaaaatctaattataaagaGATAATAACTATTAACATGCTAATTGTTTAGGATCTTAGGTTGAAATATGGCttagaatttattgttttagattttttttacttttcttattgtttttggaattatttctgcttttgatttaattaagattttactATTGAAGACATTATTCTTATATGTAAACAATCTTATAAGCTATTTTTTcataagataatttatgaaacaaagtgtttttaaaataaataagaggtTTATCTGCAATTCTCACTACACTTAAGCTTAAGGATTATAACTTTCGagattctagtttttttctctttaatttagggctataaaattttagaaattaagaaacCCTAGCTTTATATGTTGCATCAATTAGTATACGAGTAGATTGGACTGCAAAGATATTGGCAGCAAGATCGCATTCCACAATGCAGGAGTGAACGCCGTCTGGAACACCACGAGGGATCAAGAGACAACACAAAGAATCATATCCATGCTATAATTTCAGGAAACATTAACATTCTTAAGAAACAAAAAGCTGGTTTTAGTTATCACTGAAGATACaaggaaattgaaattaattaatgaaaatgacttaaatcaaacaataataaatacaaataggAAATCAATGACAATGGCTTGAAACAaccaataataaatataaatacgaCACTTTCTAGGCATATCATATGAAAGAAACAGAAGAAGGCATTCAATACACAGGAAGGAAAGACAGTAACTGATTACCCAATTAAGTTTCCTGTCAATGCAAATCGTTTTATCAACAGGAAAGTGATATATcaacaagaaaagaaggaaaactaTCAATCAATAACAAATGTCATGGACATCGCCATTCAGTTTTCTATCCAAAACTTCTCAGCAATTCTGCGTACTTTTTCCTCTCCTTACTCATCTTCAGCCTTTCAATGTAAGAACGCTGCACCGGCCACCTGCTTCAACCTATTCTCTTGTCTCAAAGCTGTGTTTGAAGCCATAAATGGCATTATCATTAAAACATTAAGATCAGAAAcgtgaaaaaaatgttttcagcACTTCATGCAGCGTGAGTGTTAAGGATCCCACAATTAGATAAAGAGAATAATCATAACAAGCTTAATGAAAAAGAATCACACATCTACTACATGGTGTTTTACGTGACTCTGCTATGTTTACATCTATAGGCGAAGAGGAAAAGTTTCATTGTATTGGAATAATACAAGTCTTAGAGAGCTCACATCCCTAATCAACCTGAAGAAATTTTGCTCCAGCATGCTGTTCTTATTCTCTTGATGGatttattccttttcttcttcaacatTGCTTTATTTAGCTTTAGAGGATTTGGTACAAATGTAGTTCTGTTAACCTTCTGATAGAAAATCACGAATTCCCGCATAATATATAAGTTCTCTTAAGAAACAAAAGGCTGGTTTTAGTTATCACTGAAGATACAgggaaattgaaattaattaatgaaaatgacttaaatcaaacaataataaatacaaataggAAATCAATGACAATGGCTTGAAACAaccaataataaatataaatacgaCACTTTCTAGGCATATCATATGAAAGAAACAGAAGAAGGCATTCAATACACAGGAAGGAAAGACAGTAACTGATTACCCAATTAAGTTTCCTGTCAATGCAAATCTTTTATCAACAGGAAAGTGATATATcaacaagaaaagaaggaaaactaTCAATCAATAACAAATGTCATGGACATCGCCATTCAGTTTTAAGCACAAAGGATAAGGATATCTCTACAACTAGTAGGAATGCGGTGTTGTAGTTGAAGAACTGCTTGCTCAAAATTGATCACTCATAGAATCTGGTGAAAGTTgaagtggaggaggaggatgctTCAATAGACCACCATCATCCTCACGAATATCCAATACATCTGCCTTTTCTGCTCCgtaattttctttctcaattctCCTCAGGATCTCCAACACTTCCTCCATAGTAGGCCTCATTTCCCTCTGTTGTTGCAAACACCGGAAAGCTAATTCTGCAACTGATGTTACCATCTTCCTCACCACGAAATCCTTGTCAAATCCAAGAAATGGATCAACCAACTCATTTAAAGcatggttttggatttttttcactGCCATGATGGACAAATTAATATCATGCCGATGCCTATTGGTGTCCACTGCTTCTAAAGCTGATATCAGCTCAATCAAGACCACACCAAAGCTGTAAACGTCGCTCTTGTCCGTGAGTTGGTAGCATTGATAATACTCCGGATCAACATATCCAGGCGTTCCTTGTGGAGCAGTCGATACATGAGTAACATCAGTTGGGAACAATCTCGACAAACCAAAATCAGCCACTTTCACATGGAAGTCGTTGTCTAGGAGAATGTTATTGGTTTTGACATCACGATGTATGACATCTGAAGCGTGGAGGTATGCAAGTGCACTGGCTGTCTCTATAGCAATGCTCAACCGAACAGGCCAAGTGAGCAAACCAGAGTTCGACTGTCTTCCATGAAGATGATCAGCGACAGTTCCATTAGGCATGTATTCATAAACAAGTAGAAGCTCTCGGCTATGCCTTGAGGTGCATCCATAGAGTTCCACCAGGTTCTTGTGCCGCAAATGAGCTAGgatctcaatttcattcataAACTGCTCAGCACGTCTCATGTTGCTCTCATATAGGCGCTTGACAGCAACCACACGCCCATCCCTGAGTACTCCTGATAATTCAAGCAATTTCAAGCAATTACGTTAAAACTTTAGAAAGGAGTCAACAAAGAAGTTAGTCTATGCAATGTTACTAtactgcaaaataaaataatttcatcttcTAACCATAGTAAACAGTGCCAAACCCTCCATCTCCAAGTTCttttgaagaatcaaaacaatTAGTGGCTTCCTCAAGTTCATTGTAGCTGAATACCCGCACTCCAAAGTAGGTACTGCCCTTATCAATGTCAGACTTTGAGGGGGTAAGAGAAGGGGTGGTT of the Populus nigra chromosome 7, ddPopNigr1.1, whole genome shotgun sequence genome contains:
- the LOC133699040 gene encoding LEAF RUST 10 DISEASE-RESISTANCE LOCUS RECEPTOR-LIKE PROTEIN KINASE-like 1.3 → MRPHLLLAMSWFILFITIIFVCGFTLVFSADDERYLICRNLFDCGNIKGIGYPFSGSNRPDYCGYPGFGLNCSNQVPEITITQSTYKVLAINNQSWTLNVARTDYRENLCPTLLLNTTLNPSLLSYTTDDHNITIYYGCPAQDPPTSYLLTQFPCSINTTETTGYFTATDDFSFLGNLASNLIRYLESCDNSVEVQVRQSGLEPIIGNATETKLLGALNQGFGLVWNANDTLCDTCNSSGGQCGYDQTTKAFACYCADQPRDFNCLPSSPSQSTKTSNPDSLKIGLSIAGTVVGVFLGCWIMTIIQRKRRKAALLKSKDLPIAATPSSKGLATSTNLSQTTPSLTPSKSDIDKGSTYFGVRVFSYNELEEATNCFDSSKELGDGGFGTVYYGVLRDGRVVAVKRLYESNMRRAEQFMNEIEILAHLRHKNLVELYGCTSRHSRELLLVYEYMPNGTVADHLHGRQSNSGLLTWPVRLSIAIETASALAYLHASDVIHRDVKTNNILLDNDFHVKVADFGLSRLFPTDVTHVSTAPQGTPGYVDPEYYQCYQLTDKSDVYSFGVVLIELISALEAVDTNRHRHDINLSIMAVKKIQNHALNELVDPFLGFDKDFVVRKMVTSVAELAFRCLQQQREMRPTMEEVLEILRRIEKENYGAEKADVLDIREDDGGLLKHPPPPLQLSPDSMSDQF